The candidate division WOR-3 bacterium sequence GTTCGAAAACATCGACTGTGTAGAATTGTACGTGTCGGATCTCGACAGGGGTATTAAATACTATTGCGGACTCTTGGGTTTAGATTTACTCTGGCGAGCCAAGAAATCGTCAGGCTTAAAATTGCCAGTGACGCGCTTTATGTCTTATTGCAGACGGAAAGAAAAGGATGAATGTCGATTTTCGGGTTGAATCCGTCTATAAAGTGATAAAGCAGATTAACGGTGGAAAAAATGTTATCGGTGTTGAAAAGAAATAGATATAATTTGTAAAAAATATATAATTATTTCATGAAAACGAATAAAGAAAACTTAAATAAAATTGAAATCTTGAAGACAATGGAAG is a genomic window containing:
- a CDS encoding VOC family protein; translation: MFENIDCVELYVSDLDRGIKYYCGLLGLDLLWRAKKSSGLKLPVTRFMSYCRRKEKDECRFSG